A genomic region of Conger conger chromosome 6, fConCon1.1, whole genome shotgun sequence contains the following coding sequences:
- the rerglb gene encoding RERG/RAS-like b, translating into MNDIKLALLGSEGAGKSAVLVRFLTRRFIGEYASNSNSLYRKRLSIDGRQLNLEVFDPCSQGAEGRCILEEPVKWADGFVVVYNISDRSSFFSAKNILCQIREARVESCKGETEVPVCLVGNKQDLCHARQVCEEEGRSVAQENRCLFQEVSAAEDYQEIGNLFTKLIRQVMEHLKVRADRRRYSGSKSMAKLINNVFGKRRKSV; encoded by the exons ATGAACGACATCAAGCTGGCCCTGCTGGGCAGCGAGGGAGCGGGGAAGTCAG CTGTCTTAGTGCGGTTCCTGACCAGGCGATTCATCGGAGAGTACGCCTCCAATTCCA aTTCCTTATACCGTAAAAGGCTCTCCATCGATGGCAGGCAGCTGAACCTGGAGGTCTTTGACCCATGCTCTCAG GGTGCGGAGGGCAGGTGCATCCTGGAGGAGCCAGTTAAGTGGGCGGATGGCTTTGTCGTGGTGTATAACATCAGCGACCGCTCCTCCTTCTTCAGTGCCAAAAATATCCTGTGCCAGATCAGGGAGGCACGTGTGGAGAGCTGCAAGGG GGAGACGGAAGTGCCCGTCTGCCTGGTGGGGAACAAGCAGGACCTCTGCCACGCCcggcaggtgtgtgaggaggagggcCGGTCTGTGGCCCAGGAGAACCGGTGCCTCTTCCAGGAGGTGTCGGCAGCAGAGGACTATCAGGAGATCGGCAACCTCTTCACCAAACTCATCCGTCAGGTGATGGAGCACCTGAAGGTCCGGGCCGATCGGCGCCGCTACAGCGGCTCCAAGTCCATGGCCAAGCTCATCAACAACGTCTTTGGTAAGAGGAGGAAGTCTGTTTGA
- the trim66 gene encoding tripartite motif-containing protein 66 encodes MEKLCMHCREPRDSQSLCTLCNKWLCYQCTDMHQDHRTAGSLLQLDSGKRPSQAGSGCWSNGIPLCHFHKQEPLDLFCESCDLLSCSSCHLATHRDHRVVHVRKALQNQLWLFENLMVQMEDKKSTVENTAKQIEDRLHGVKIMQRKAENQIKMAKMIMINELNKRANLLIEQLEKVSNEFRQRLEDQLQGMIELCSQLSHVQNFISWASAHHQRNPLLFSKELITFQMQRLLESQLRYDLDPPVKIKFNWDASLWTKHISTFGELTAEGGSPSHPVGVACSSILKPQPIPCSALAGPLCHRALDQSCGFQTRFQPQPCCSHCVTVALAPDLLMGSSRGSPGDHRGGRCHSAAGPYPDRTLQPDRKQPEASVCPAACTQSSPPQRRCDPPTPPPLAARAPRCSSPAPETLPAQSNLQLLLQSPPRLQTERLPDPAQAPAGWGGTEADASFQRSEEAQAAAWSRAGEATCTQPQGPPAPDPASDQPPREAVKPLQCTSPCKGPASEETCSLSAPHGPGSLWAGRRRSSHTSSGDPVASLGACPTLVTSGTAAVAPAAQEDNDPQASEKREEAEPDRPGRGVVQVVTSTPTPISISPDPPPCKTKPEKVYACEDTGMTGRARLRISRKRRSDMRAANEGQKALKFSKVPKAAKGSRVPLVRLERLRFRLTPGQLAVARLPQRAQRHAGPIPQPPTEGAVAPEAPGSPTSQEHHQKGKPAENAELCIEVNPLSSQPDWSQGRRPVICCVGPAPGPERDRVREESSLPAEPRSDLQSESGTQPRSPLDPCVESEPYLDSEPELGSEQQPGSEPSLESEPQPESDSDVELEHQPDPCRKPDREPDPHREPDPYRKPDREPDPHWKPDPYREPDREPDPHRKPDPYREPDREPDPYREPDREPDPHREPDPYRKPDREPDPHREPDPYRKPDREPDPYREPDREPDPYREPDPHRKPDREPDPHREPDPYRKPDREPDPYREPDREPDPYREPDPHREPDPHREPDREPDPYRKLDRELGPYRKLDREPDPYREPDPYREPDAGLESDADSELDVEPEPNLVSEPESETYLDPSADVDLGPEEESGPVPQPASERSGQAGGREHADRPAAVAGGGAEEEAGQMENEDFCGVCRNGGELLCCDHCPKVFHLSCHVPPLLSFPTGDWVCSLCRDVLRPEMEYDCENTRLSVDPAGRGGTRGLADCDQRSCEKLTLFISCNILSAPFHEPVSPLARHYYQIIKKPMDLSVIRSKLSRRSHSHYYTPQEFVADVFLMFRNCAKFNYPDSEVAQAGRSLEAFFSSKLREVFGSQTFPVPEEDSDSEECEEFYRAGAAGFPWPDRKEHCHRKRKRRHSLNSRRHHV; translated from the exons ATGGAAAAG CTCTGCATGCACTGCCGGGAGCCCAGGGACAGCCAGAGCCTGTGCACCCTGTGCAACAAGTGGCTGTGCTACCAATGCACCGACATGCACCAGGACCACCGGACCGCCGGCTCCCTGCTGCAGCTAGACTCCGGCAAGAGGCCGTCTCAGGCGG GCTCTGGGTGCTGGTCCAATGGCATTCCCCTCTGTCACTTCCACAAGCAAGAGCCCCTGGACCTCTTCTGTGAGTCATGTGACCTCCTGTCCTGTAGCAGCTGCCACCTAGCCACCCACAGGGACCACAg GGTGGTTCATGTGAGAAAAGCCCTTCAGAACCAACTGTGGCTCTTTGAGAACCTGATGGTTCAAATGGAGGACAAGAAGTCCACTGTGGAGAACACAGCCAAGCAGATCGAAGACAG GTTGCACGGGGTGAAAATCATGCAGAGGAAGGCAGAAAACCAGATCAAAATGGCCAAGATGATCATGATAAACGAACTGAACAAACGTGCCAATCTATTAATAGAGCAGCTGGAG AAAGTCTCTAATGAGTTCAGGCAGCGGCTGGAGGACCAGCTGCAGGGGATGATCGAGCTCTGCAGTCAGCTCAGCCACGTGCAGAACTTCATCAGCTGGGCCTCGGCCCACCACCAGAGGAACCCGCTGCTCTTCAGCAAGGAGCTG ATCACCTTCCAGATGCAGCGCTTGCTGGAGTCCCAGCTGCGCTATGACCTCGACCCCCCGGTGAAGATCAAGTTTAACTGGGACGCCAGCCTCTGGACAAAGCACATCTCCACTTTTG GTGAGCTGACAGCTGAGGGGGGGAGCCCCAGTCATCCGGTGGGCGTGGCCTGTTCCAGTATCCTGAAGCCTCAGCCTATCCCGTGTTCGGCCCTGGCGGGCCCTCTCTGTCACAGAGCGCTGGATCAGAGCTGCGGGTTCCAGACGCGCTTCCAgccccagccctgctgctcacACTGCGTCACCGTGGCCCTGGCTCCCGACCTGCTGATGGGCAGCAGCAGGGGGTCCCCCGGGGACCACCGCGGGGGGCGCTGTCACTCCGCGGCGGGGCCGTACCCGGACAGGACTCTGCAGCCGGACAGGAAGCAGCCGGAGGCCAGCGTGTGCCCCGCGGCCTGCACGCAGTCCAGCCCGCCCCAGCGGCGCTGTGACCCCCCCACGCCGCCTCCTCTGGCCGCCCGCGCGCCCCGCTGCAGCTCCCCCGCCCCGGAGACGCTGCCCGCGCAGTCcaacctgcagctgctgctgcagtcGCCCCCCCGGCTGCAGACGGAGCGGCTCCCGGACCCTGCGCAGGCCCCCGCCGGCTGGGGCGGCACCGAGGCGGACGCCTCCTTCCAGAGGAGCGAGGAGGCCCAGGCCGCAGCCTGGAGCAGAGCGGGGGAGGCCACGTGCACACAGCCCCAGGGCCCCCCTGCTCCGGACCCCGCCTCAGACCAGCCTCCGAGAGAGGCTGTGAAGCCCCTGCAGTGCACCAGCCCCTGCAAG GGCCCTGCTTCAGAGGAGACCTGCTCTCTCAGCGCTCCCCATGGCCCCGGCTCGCTGTGGGCGGGGAGGAGGCGCAGCTCCCACACCTCCTCAGGGGACCCGGTGGCCTCCCTGGGAGCCTGCCCCACTCTGGTCACCAGCGGCACGGCAGCAGTGGCTCCGGCAGCACAG GAGGATAACGACCCCCAGGCCAGCGAGAAGAGGGAGGAAGCTGAGCCAGACAGGCCCGGGCGGGGCGTGGTCCAGGTCGTGACCTCTACCCCAACCCCAATCTCCATCTCTCCGGATCCGCCCCCCTGTAAAACCAAGCCAG AGAAAGTGTATGCGTGTGAAGACACTGGAATGACAGGCAGAGCGAGGCTCCGGATATCAAGGAAACGGCGGTCGGATATGAG GGCCGCTAACGAAGGCCAGAAGGCCTTGAAGTTCTCCAAGGTTCCGAAGGCAGCAAAGGGTTCTAGGGTTCCGCTGGTGCGCCTGGAGCGCCTGAGGTTCCGTCTGACGCCAGGACAGCTGGCCGTCGCCCGCCTGCCTCAGCGCGCACAGAGACACGCTGGCCCTATCCCACAGCCACCAACAGAGGGCGCTGTTGCACCAGAAGCGCCTGGGAGCCCCACCTCTCAGGAACACCATCAAAAG GGAAAACCTGCTGAGAATGCAGAGCTGTGCATAGAGGTCAATCCGTTATCATCACAACCTGATTGGTCACAGGGGCGTCGACCCGTCATCTGTTGTGTAGGGCCGGCGCCAGGTCCAGAGCgggacagggtgagagaggagtCCTCCCTGCCTGCTGAACCACGCTCAGACCTGCAGTCAGAGTCTGGTACTCAGCCCAGGTCTCCACTGGACCCATGTGTGGAATCAGAGCCGTATTTGGACTCAGAACCAGAGCTTGGGTCTGAGCAGCAGCCTGGGTCAGAACCCAGTCTGGAATCAGAGCCACAGCCGGAGTCTGACTCTGACGTGGAACTCGAGCACCAACCAGACCCATGCCGGAAACCAGACCGGGAACCAGACCCACACCGGGAACCAGACCCATACCGGAAACCAGACCGGGAACCAGACCCACACTGGAAACCAGACCCATACAGGGAACCAGACCGGGAACCAGACCCACACCGGAAACCAGACCCATACAGGGAACCAGACCGGGAACCAGACCCATACAGGGAACCAGACCGGGAACCAGACCCACACCGGGAACCAGACCCATACCGGAAACCGGACCGGGAACCAGACCCACACCGGGAACCAGACCCATACCGGAAACCAGACCGGGAACCAGACCCATACAGGGAACCAGACCGGGAACCAGACCCATACAGGGAACCAGACCCACACCGGAAACCAGACCGGGAACCAGACCCACACCGGGAACCAGACCCATACCGGAAACCAGACCGGGAACCAGACCCATACAGGGAACCAGACCGGGAACCAGACCCATACAGGGAACCAGACCCACACCGGGAACCAGACCCACACCGGGAACCAGACCGGGAACCAGACCCATACCGGAAACTGGACCGGGAACTAGGCCCATACCGGAAACTGGACCGGGAACCAGACCCATACCGGGAACCAGACCCATACCGGGAACCAGACGCTGGTTTGGAATCGGATGCAGATTCGGAACTGGATGTGGAACCAGAGCCCAATTTGGTGTCAGAGCCAGAATCAGAGACATATCTGGACCCATCAGCCGACGTGGACTTGGGTCCGGAGGAGGAGTCTGGGCCGGTTCCACAACCCGCGTCTGAACGATCGGGGCAGGCGGGTGGCAGGGAGCACGCTGATAGGCCAGCGGCggtggcagggggaggggcagaagAAGAGGCGGGGCAAATGGAGAACGAGGACTTCTGCGGGGTGTGTCGGAACGGAGGGGAACTGCTGTGCTGTGACCACTGTCCCAAAGTCTTCCACCTGTCCTGCCATGTCCCCCCACTGCTCAGCTTCCCCAC GGGTGACTGGGTGTGCTCCTTATGTCGGGACGTGCTGAGGCCGGAGATGGAGTACGACTGTGAGAACACGCGCCTCTCCGTGGATCCCGCAGGGCGGGGCGGGACGCGTGGACTGGCGGACTGTGACCAGCGG AGCTGTGAGAAGCTGACGCTGTTCATCTCCTGCAACATCCTCAGTGCCCCCTTCCACGAGCCCGTCAGTCCACTG GCCCGTCATTACTACCAGATAATCAAGAAGCCCATGGACCTGTCTGTGATCAGAAGCAAACTCAGCAGGAGGAGCCATTCGCACTACTACACTCCTCAGGAATTTGTGGCCGACGTCTTCCTGATGTTCCGGAACTGTGCAAAGTTCAATTAT CCCGACTCCGAGGTGGCCCAGGCAGGCCGTAGTCTGGAGGCCTTTTTCAGCTCCAAGCTGAGAGAAGTGTTTGGAAGCCAAACCTTCCCGGTGCCAGAAGAGGACTCGGACAGCGAGGAGTGTGAGGAGTTCTACAGGGCAGGTGCAGCTGGCTTCCCCTGGCCAGACAGGAAGGAACACTgtcacaggaagaggaagaggcgaCATTCCCTCAACTCAAGGAGACATCACGTGTAA